The region CAGGTCGACCCGTACGGTGCCGCCGTCCGGCCGCAGATCGGCGATGCCCTGCGCCAGCCAGGTCTTGCCGGCCCGGCGCGGCATGACCACCAGCCAGGCCGCGCTGTTGGGCGCGGCGCCCTCGGCGGGCGGCCGGATCCAGCTGGGCGTCCGCCCGCCGCCGAGCCTGATGTCGAGGTCGGCGCGGTAGGACTGGCTCGGCCGGAAGACGCTCATGCAGGTAGCTCCCCGTCACGCAGTTGGATTTCGTTCCTGGCGATCCAGTCCAGCAGCGGTGGGTCGTCGAGCCACTCCTCGCCCGGCCGCAGCAGGCCCACCTCGCGCAGGTCCTCGCGCTGTGCGGGAGTGGCGTCGCGGGGCACGGTGCCGGGTGCGGTGAGCAGCGCGGCCCGTCCCGCCGGGCCGATCTCGGCCCAGCGGGACTGGAAGTACGACGACCACTCGGTGAGCAGCCGCCGGTCGAGCAGTTCGCGCAGTGCCCCGGAATCCGACAGCGCGCGCAGGTCGTTGCCCTGGACGGCACTCACCACGGCGTCGCCGGCCACCTGGAGGTAGAAGGGCCAGCTGCCGACGGTTCGCACGATGTCGGCGGCGGCGGTGTCGCGGGCGAGGGCCACGCCGAGGTTGGCCGCGGTGCCGGACAGGAAGTCCAGTGCGGCTTCCCGGTCGAGCGGGCCGAGCAGCCGGGCGTTGACGTCGTTGCCGAAGCTGGAACCCGGCACGGTCAGCGCCCGGCGCACCACGGTCCGCCAGTCCTTCTCGCTGCCGGTGTAGAGCAGCCAGGCACCGGCCTGGCCGAGGTCGCGCAGCCAGGACACCGCGGCCGGGCTGTAGCCGGCCAGCCGCCCCACCTCGTCCAGCAGGAAGACCAGCCGGGAACCGCCCGCGGTCCCTGCGGCCTTGTCGAGCAGTGCCTCGGCCGGGCTGCCGGCCTGCCGCATCCCGCGGTCGAGCAGCGCGGCCAGCGCGTCGGGGCTGTCCACCGCGTCCTTCAGCGGCGGTACGAGCAGCCGGTGGATCTCCCGGCGGCTGCCTTCCGCGGCCAGCCGCCGCGACAGCTCTTCGAGCACCCAGGTCTTGCCCGCCCTGCGCGGTCCGAGCAGTGCGACCGAGGCGCCGGTGGCGTGCCGGTCGCGCAGCCATGCGAGGACGTCCTCCCGGCCGACCGGGCGGCCCCTGCCGGACCCCACATGGAATTTCTCGGCGGCCCGCGGGGCGTCGTCGATGGTGAACGGCCGCCGGGGCTGCGGCACATGCTCGTCGCGCTCCCGTAATCGCGCGGCCAGCCGGTCCAGCGCGTCGCTCTGGCCGCGTCCTGTGGGTTCGCCGTCGAGCAGCGCGATCTGCAGCTCGACGGGGCTGAACGCCCGCAGGGCGCGGCCGGGTTCGAGGTGGCCGCGGGGGGTTTCGACGCCCAGCGCCTCGTAGGCCTGTCTGTCCCGCTGGTCGAGGACGAGCAGGTCCGCCACCGGGGCGCGCAGTTCGGTGAAGAAGGCGTCGGCTTCCCCGGCCAGTACGACCTGGATGCCCGCCCGCGCGCCCTCGCTCATCAGCAGTGCCAGGTCGTCGCGCATCCGCCCGTAGTCCCGGTCGGCGAACTCCGCGAAGGTCTCCCAGCGGTCGAGCAGCAGCACCAGGTACGGCAGCCTGCGCCCTTCGGGCACGGCCTGGCGCTGGGCGGCGATGTCGCTGAACCCGCTCTCGGCGAAGAGCTGTTGGCGGCGGTAGAGGGCGGCGGTGAGCCGGCTGGTCAGCCGCGCCATGTGGTCGGGCCTGCCCCGGTTGACCACGGCGCCGCAGTGCGGCAGCCGGCTGAGCACCTGGAGCGCGCCGTTGCCGCAGTCGATGCAGAAGAGGTGGACGTCGGCGGTGCTGTGCCGTACGGCGAGGGCCGCGGCGAGCGTGCGCAGGAACTGTGATCTGCCGCTGCGCGGCGCGCCCGCCGCGGCCAGCGGACCGTCCGCGGCGAGGTCGAAGAGCGCCGGCTGCCTGCCGACCTCGTCGGCGAGTTCCTGCACCCCGTACGCCACCGGTGCCGGGTCCCGCGGGTCCCCTTCCGGCGCGGGCAGCTCCGAGAGGGTGACCACTCTCGGCAGCGGCTCCGGCAGCGGCCCGGGAAGCGGCCTCACCCCGAGGCGCCTCGCGGCGGTGCGCACCGCCGACACCAGCAGGTCGAGGTCGGTCGCCGGGGCGGCCCCGCCGGAGGGGGACGGGCCGGTCGTGACGGCGGGCGGCAGCAGGCCGGCCGGGTCGAGGTCCCTGATCGCGATCACAGGGTCCGGCCGGTGGCCGGAACCCACTACGACCGGCAACGCGGCCTGGAATTCCCGCAGTTCCTCCGCGCCGGTGCGTAAGAAGGCCCGGCCGGGGCTCGACCGGGAGATCGCCGCCGCGTCGGGCGCGTCGATGACCGAGGCGCTCTCGTCGGCGCCGGCGACCCGCAGGGCGATCCGCAGGTTGGTGATCGACTGGATGTCGGAGGTGAGCGATCCGCCGGGGCGCTGCGTGGCGAGCACCAGGTGCACGCCCAGCGAGCGTCCGCTCTGGGCGAGGTTCAGCAACCCTGCGACCACGATCGGCAGTTCACGGGCCAGTCCGGCGAACTCGGCGATCACAAGCACCAGTCGGGGCAGTGGCGGCAGTTCGCGCCGGCGGTCCCGCAGATCGTGGTAGTCGTCGATGTCCCGTGCCCCGTGGGCGCCGAGGTGGGCCTCCCGGGAGCGCAGCTCGGCCTGCAGGCGGTCGAGCATCCGCTCGGCCTGGCGGCCGTCGAGGTCGGCGATCAGGCTGGTGACATGGGGCAGCGCGGCGACCGAGCCGAAGGCGGTGCCGCCCTTGTAGTCGACCAGGACGAAGATCATCTCGTCCGGCCGGTTGGCGATCGCGAGCGAGGTGATCCAGCCGCGCAGGAACGCGGTGCGCCCCGAGTCGCCGGCCCCCGCGACCAACGCGTGCGGGCCGTGCCTGCGCAGGTCCAGCTCGAACGGCGACCCGTCCGCCTGCCCCACGACCGCGGTGGTCGACCGGGGCACCGCTGACCAGCGGGCGGCGATCGGCCCCGGGTCCGCCGGCGACTCCAGGCCGAGCAGTTCCGGCAGCGGCCGGTCCGCGAGATCCAGCGCGCGCTGGACCGCGTCGGCGTTCCGCAGCGGTGCCAGCGCCCTGGCCGGCGTCTCGAACCACGGTGTGCGCGGCAGGTCGGGCACGAACGGATACGGCCTGCCGAAGTCGATCCGCGGGCCGCCGCCGTCGACCGATATGTCGACCAGACAGCCGTAGCCGTACGGGAGTTGGCGTGCCTCCGTGCCCAGGCAGACGGCGTAGATCCCGGCCGCGGGACCCTCCTGGAGCAGGCGGGCGACGCCGGGCACCGCGCGCAGCCGCCGGATGCCGTCCAGGATCAGCACGACGGCGGGGCCGTGATACCCGCCGGACTCCGCGGCCTTGGGGCCGGCCGCCGCCGGCGTCCCGAACAGCGGCTGCGGCGCGCCCTGGCGCGGCAGGTCGTCCAGGAGCGCGGCCTGCTCCGCCGCCGCCCGCGCGGCATCCGCCGCGCTCTGCCGGTCGGACAGCAGCAGGAGCAGCGCGCCGATCTGCTGGGCCACGGACGTGGGGTCGGCGTGCACCCGGGGCGCGTCGGCGTCGTCCAGCGCGGAGGAGGAGCGCGGCAGCCACCGCAGCCACCGCCAGTCGGCGGCGCCCGCGGTGTCGGTGAGCACCCGTACGACGACGTCCTCCGGGCTGTGGTGGACGGCGGTCTGCAGCGCGAGCCAGCCCGCGAGCCGCCGGGGCCGGTCCCCGGCGCCCACCACACCGATCACCCCGCGCTGCGGCAGGCTGACCACCGCGGGGAAGGCGTAGTTCCACAGGTCCATCACGCCGCCGTCGGTCGGGACGGCGGTGCGCAGGCCGCAGCGCAGGGCGAGGAAGTCCGGGTCCGTCCGGCGGCGCTCCCACAGCCGATGGCTGCGCAGCACCGCGAAATCCCGGACGGCCGCGGCATCGGGGAAGGAGAAGTCCAGGAGCGCGGCGATGTCGTACGCCACCAGGTCCGCCGCGCGCAGCGCGCCGGCCAGGGGCGGCCCCGACCAGGCCAGCGGCATACCGGCGGCGAGCTGGGTCACCCGCAGTGCCCGCCACGATTCGCGCACCTTGCGCGCACGCTGGTCGCGGGTCGCCGGAGTGTGCCACCAGCGGTCCGTGGCCGGGAGGTCGGGGACGGTCAGAGCGGGCCGCGGCCGGCGGCGTGGCGGCCGGGTGAAGAGCAGCGTGCCGCCGTCACCGGGCGGCAGCTGGTCGGGCTCGGCGGGCTCCCGCGACCGCCACCGCAGGCATCTGGCGTCCGTTGGCGACGGGCCGCCGATGTGCCAGAAATCGCCTGCGTCTTCGGGGGGAGCGTCCGGACGCAGCCATATGCCCGTAGCGCTGCTGACCGGGAGCAAGTCCTCCACCTGCGAGCGCGCCAGAACGCCTTCGCCGAACCGCGGGTCGTTCACCGCTCGGTCGGGAAAGCGCGCCACCTCACCGGCACCCTCCCCCGCGACGACCCACAGCGTGGCGTCCCGGGTGACGGGCTCGTCGGGCAAGGAGGTGCCGGAGCCGACGCGTACGCCGTCGCGCAGCGGCGACTCCCCGAGCGCCATCCCGCCCGGCAGCGGGCTGTCGGCGATGTAGAGCATCGGGGCGGGGCTGGGCAGATCGTCGCGCGAGGGGTGTCCGGCGAGTCCGGTCCCGGTCGACCCGTTGCGCGGTCCTGATGCGCCCCATGCGAGGAAGAACTGCTCGGCGAGCTGCCGCATCGTCGTGGACTCCGGCGCGGTCAGCTCGATGTCGTGCCCGGTCCCGTCGGGGGTCACCACGGTCAGTGTCCTGCGCATCGACGTCCCACCCCCGTCCTGATGTCCGTCCCCGCCCGGCCTGTTCAGCGGTCCGAGCCGGGCAGCGCGCCCTGGCCGTGCAGTTCGCTGGTGCTGGAGCTGAACGCGGCCTGCCACTCGGCGGTTTCACCGTCGACGTGGCTGCGGACCGCACCCGCCAGCCGGTTGATGAGCGCCAACTGCCGTTCGACCTCAACCGGTTCGAGCAACCGGCCCGGTGTGTCCAGGCCGGGTCCGGCCCGCAGCACATCGGTGGCCCACTCCAGCCGTACGGCGTTCAGCTCGGTACGCAGGGCGTGGGCGACACCGATGTCCCGCATCCAGCTGGCGGACACCCCGAAGAAGTGGTCGAAGCCCTTGCAGCCCGCGGCGACCGCGAGCAGCACATAGCCCCAGCCCTGCCCCGAGCCGCCGTAGGCGGCCGTGCCGAGCGGCACGGCCGTGCCGGCCACCGCGAAGGCGATGGCCAGGCCCTGGAGCAGCCGGGAGGCGGCGCGCTTGGTCCGCTTGTCGCGCAGATACCAGTCGATGGCGGCCTCGGCGTCCTGCTCGGCCCAGGCGCGCAGCCGGGCCAGCGTCTCGCGCTGCGCGGCCGGGTCGGCGGCCGCGGCGGCCGGCACGTCCGGGAAGGGCTGCGCCTCAAGGTCCCTGCGCCCCCGGCGCGGTGCGCCGCGGCTGTCCGCCGCCGGTGCCCCCGCTGTCGCCGTCGGCCCGCTCTGGCCCGCCATCGGTCCCGCTCCCCTCGCCCTGCCCGGGCCGAGCCGGGTCCCCGCGCGTGAGGCTATCGGCTCGGATCACCGCGGGGCGCGGGAATGCGCCGATCGGCCGCCCGGTTGTACGCCGGGTCCGGCGCCCCCGCCGTGCCCCGATGCAGCCCGCCCCACCCCGACGTAAGGATCGACCGCCCGTGAGCCAGGTCCCCGCCATCACCCTCAACAACGGCGTGCTGATGCCGCAGCTCGGCTTCGGCGTCTGGCAGGTGCCGGACGGCGAGGCGACCGCGGCCGTCGCCAGCGCCCTCGACGCCGGCTACCGCAGCATCGACACTGCCGCGGTGTACGCCAACGAGAAGGGCACGGGCCGGGCGCTGGCCGCCTCGGGGCTGCCGCGCGAGGAGCTGTTCGTCACCACCAAACTGTGGAATTCCGACCAGGGTCACGACTCGGCGCTGCGGGCCTTCGACCGCTCGCTGGCCAAGCTGCGCCTGGAGTACGTGGACCTGTACCTGATCCACTGGCCGCAGCCGCGGCGCGATGCGTATACGGACACCTGGCGCGCCCTTGAGCGGATCGCGGCCGACGGCCGGGCGCGGGCGATCGGGGTGTCCAACTTCCAGCCCGCGCACCTGCGCCGGCTGACGGCCGGGGCCGGAGTGGTGCCTGCGGTGAACCAGATCGAGCTGCACCCGCAGCTCGCCCAGGCCGGACTGCGGTCCCTGCACGCGGAATTGGGCATCGCCACCGAGGCCTGGTCGCCGCTGGGCCAGGGCAAAGGCCTGCTGGACAACCCGGTGATCGGGAAGATCGCGGCACGGCACGGGCGGACCGCGGCGCAGGTGGTGCTGAGGTGGCACCTGCAACTGGGCAATGTCGTCATCCCCAAGTCGGTGACGCCGTCCAGGATCCGGGAGAACATCGACGTCTTCGGCTTCGAGCTGCCCGAGGAGGACCTCGCGGAGCTGGCCGCCCTGGACGACGGCACCCGGCTCGGCCCCGACCCGGACGCGGTCGGCTGATCCCATACGTAACAGCGGCGCAAGCCCCGGAGAGGCTGCTGTTCATCAGCGGCATCTAGCATCGGCTGCATGCTGGACTATGACGTGGAGGCGGCGCGCTACGACGCGACGCGGGGCGGCATA is a window of Streptomyces sp. NBC_01477 DNA encoding:
- a CDS encoding FtsK/SpoIIIE domain-containing protein, producing the protein MRRTLTVVTPDGTGHDIELTAPESTTMRQLAEQFFLAWGASGPRNGSTGTGLAGHPSRDDLPSPAPMLYIADSPLPGGMALGESPLRDGVRVGSGTSLPDEPVTRDATLWVVAGEGAGEVARFPDRAVNDPRFGEGVLARSQVEDLLPVSSATGIWLRPDAPPEDAGDFWHIGGPSPTDARCLRWRSREPAEPDQLPPGDGGTLLFTRPPRRRPRPALTVPDLPATDRWWHTPATRDQRARKVRESWRALRVTQLAAGMPLAWSGPPLAGALRAADLVAYDIAALLDFSFPDAAAVRDFAVLRSHRLWERRRTDPDFLALRCGLRTAVPTDGGVMDLWNYAFPAVVSLPQRGVIGVVGAGDRPRRLAGWLALQTAVHHSPEDVVVRVLTDTAGAADWRWLRWLPRSSSALDDADAPRVHADPTSVAQQIGALLLLLSDRQSAADAARAAAEQAALLDDLPRQGAPQPLFGTPAAAGPKAAESGGYHGPAVVLILDGIRRLRAVPGVARLLQEGPAAGIYAVCLGTEARQLPYGYGCLVDISVDGGGPRIDFGRPYPFVPDLPRTPWFETPARALAPLRNADAVQRALDLADRPLPELLGLESPADPGPIAARWSAVPRSTTAVVGQADGSPFELDLRRHGPHALVAGAGDSGRTAFLRGWITSLAIANRPDEMIFVLVDYKGGTAFGSVAALPHVTSLIADLDGRQAERMLDRLQAELRSREAHLGAHGARDIDDYHDLRDRRRELPPLPRLVLVIAEFAGLARELPIVVAGLLNLAQSGRSLGVHLVLATQRPGGSLTSDIQSITNLRIALRVAGADESASVIDAPDAAAISRSSPGRAFLRTGAEELREFQAALPVVVGSGHRPDPVIAIRDLDPAGLLPPAVTTGPSPSGGAAPATDLDLLVSAVRTAARRLGVRPLPGPLPEPLPRVVTLSELPAPEGDPRDPAPVAYGVQELADEVGRQPALFDLAADGPLAAAGAPRSGRSQFLRTLAAALAVRHSTADVHLFCIDCGNGALQVLSRLPHCGAVVNRGRPDHMARLTSRLTAALYRRQQLFAESGFSDIAAQRQAVPEGRRLPYLVLLLDRWETFAEFADRDYGRMRDDLALLMSEGARAGIQVVLAGEADAFFTELRAPVADLLVLDQRDRQAYEALGVETPRGHLEPGRALRAFSPVELQIALLDGEPTGRGQSDALDRLAARLRERDEHVPQPRRPFTIDDAPRAAEKFHVGSGRGRPVGREDVLAWLRDRHATGASVALLGPRRAGKTWVLEELSRRLAAEGSRREIHRLLVPPLKDAVDSPDALAALLDRGMRQAGSPAEALLDKAAGTAGGSRLVFLLDEVGRLAGYSPAAVSWLRDLGQAGAWLLYTGSEKDWRTVVRRALTVPGSSFGNDVNARLLGPLDREAALDFLSGTAANLGVALARDTAAADIVRTVGSWPFYLQVAGDAVVSAVQGNDLRALSDSGALRELLDRRLLTEWSSYFQSRWAEIGPAGRAALLTAPGTVPRDATPAQREDLREVGLLRPGEEWLDDPPLLDWIARNEIQLRDGELPA
- a CDS encoding SLATT domain-containing protein, with translation MAGQSGPTATAGAPAADSRGAPRRGRRDLEAQPFPDVPAAAAADPAAQRETLARLRAWAEQDAEAAIDWYLRDKRTKRAASRLLQGLAIAFAVAGTAVPLGTAAYGGSGQGWGYVLLAVAAGCKGFDHFFGVSASWMRDIGVAHALRTELNAVRLEWATDVLRAGPGLDTPGRLLEPVEVERQLALINRLAGAVRSHVDGETAEWQAAFSSSTSELHGQGALPGSDR
- a CDS encoding aldo/keto reductase, giving the protein MSQVPAITLNNGVLMPQLGFGVWQVPDGEATAAVASALDAGYRSIDTAAVYANEKGTGRALAASGLPREELFVTTKLWNSDQGHDSALRAFDRSLAKLRLEYVDLYLIHWPQPRRDAYTDTWRALERIAADGRARAIGVSNFQPAHLRRLTAGAGVVPAVNQIELHPQLAQAGLRSLHAELGIATEAWSPLGQGKGLLDNPVIGKIAARHGRTAAQVVLRWHLQLGNVVIPKSVTPSRIRENIDVFGFELPEEDLAELAALDDGTRLGPDPDAVG